One region of Astyanax mexicanus isolate ESR-SI-001 chromosome 15, AstMex3_surface, whole genome shotgun sequence genomic DNA includes:
- the cbx7b gene encoding chromobox protein homolog 7 isoform X2, giving the protein MELSAIGEQVFAVESIIKKRVRKGNVEYLLKWKGWPPKYSTWEPAEHILDPRLVLAYEEKEHRDRAVGWRKRGPKQKRLLVQIEHVHKRKRRSSRDPSVEDWEGRDVDDEDEDEVYAREEETETDRATPNSNDGTEGWNLITPKACKEWRPVLGPEDVTVTDVTINSLTVTFKEAVVAKGFFRSWELEF; this is encoded by the exons ATGGAACTGTCAGCTATCGGGGAACAAGTGTTCGCTGTGGAGTCGATCATAAAGAAGAGAGTGAGGAAG GGGAATGTGGAATATTTACTTAAGTGGAAGGGTTGGCCCCCAAA ATACAGCACCTGGGAGCCTGCAGAGCACATCCTAGACCCTCGGCTTGTTCTGGCTTATGAAGAGAA AGAACACCGGGACAGAGCTGTAGGCTGGCGTAAGAGAGGACCCAAACAAAAAAGGCTTCTAGTGCAG ATCGAACACGTGCACAAGAGGAAACGGAGAAGCTCCAGAGATCCGTCAGTGGAAGACTGGGAAGGGAGGGATGTagatgatgaggatgaagatgaggtCTATGCTAGAGAAGAGGAGACAGAGACTGACAGGGCCACTCCGAACA GTAATGATGGGACAGAGGGCTGGAATTTAATAACTCCAAAAGCATGTAAGGAATGGAGGCCAGTGTTAGGTCCAGAAGATGTAACTGTGACAGATGTCACCATCAATTCGCTGACGGTTACTTTTAAAGAGGCAGTGGTTGCAAAAGGCTTTTTCAGAAGCTGGGAACTGGAGTTCTAA
- the josd1 gene encoding josephin-1, with amino-acid sequence MGSTPCSGKGRGVGGFQELGCMPWKVSKQKGEAAGGGSGPDAEEGPNARTPPPASRPPDIYHEKQRRELCALHALNNVFQDGAAFSRDALQDIYQRLSPSTLVTPHKKSMLGNGNYDVNVIMAALQTRGFEAVWWDKRRDVCSIALPNVTGFILNVPSNLRWGPLRLPLKRQHWIGVREVGGVYYNLDSKLRSPHAIGTADELRKFLRHQLRGKNCELLLVVPEEVEAHQTWRSENI; translated from the exons ATGGGGAGCACTCCATGTTCTGGTAAGGGGAGGGGGGTAGGAGGTTTTCAGGAGCTGGGCTGTATGCCATGGAAGGTGAGCAAACAGAAAGGTGAGGCTGCTGGAGGTGGAAGTGGCCCAGATGCAGAAGAAGGGCCAAATGCCAGGACACCTCCACCAGCTTCTCGGCCCCCTGACATCTACCACGAGAAGCAGCGTCGAGAGTTATGTGCTCTGCATGCACTAAACAATGTCTTCCAGGACGGTGCTGCCTTCAGCAGAGATGCACTTCAAGATATCTACCAGAG ACTCTCCCCCAGCACTTTGGTAACACCACACAAgaagagcatgctgggtaatggCAACTATGACGTCAATGTCATTATGGCTGCGTTGCAGACTCGTGGGTTTGAAGCTGTCTGGTGGGACAAAAGAAG GGATGTTTGCAGCATTGCACTGCCAAATGTAACTGGCTTTATTTTGAACGTGCCATCCAACCTGCGCTGGGGGCCCCTGCGTCTGCCACTCAAGCGGCAGCACTGGATAGGAGTGAGGGAGGTGGGCGGAGTCTACTACAACTTGGACTCCAAACTGCGTAGTCCTCATGCTATTGGAACAGCTGATGAACTCag GAAGTTCTTGCGTCACCAGCTTCGAGGGAAGAACTGTGAACTCCTGTTGGTTGTGCCTGAGGAGGTGGAGGCCCACCAGACTTGGAGGTCTGAAAACATTTGA
- the LOC103046112 gene encoding GTPase IMAP family member 4-like, with product MECKLDSPCSELSRCDGLEVDKAVSDLWIDINTVKSGVLAVFFYLICRLLQDLLRWPVSFIFSLTGLSFLWSLLVHVARGLLVMLKWSTHIWSFVAVLLSMFSKISWVPDAFRSVAGSFINVKQYCEGLSKRTASISEHLSLTTTLRPHVRDPGLRVIVLGPSRGMCGSLRDSLLGYSAGALAPDIESTTWRAKVDGREVTVVETPDLFGTSLSVKLQAQEALRSLQLTSPGPHALLLVLPTTYLDKVYQNSAQSFFLRLLHLLGEETAKYVLVVFTCVNLRGGFSSLEQLLEEDYLGIKAALPLYGDRVDLVNISPGRSIESRMVEGRRLLDRVANMRTQQGHFIHEFQQQEDQIRTELLNDMTLQIEQKLEGLKK from the exons ATGGAGTGCAAACTAGACAGCCCTTGTTCTGAACTTTCACGATGTGATGGTTTAGAGGTAGATAAAGCTGTTTCAG ATTTGTGGATAGACATCAATACAGTGAAGAGTGGCGTTCTGGCAGTATTTTTTTATCTCATCTGCAGACTATTACAAG ATTTATTAAGATGGCCAGTTAGTTTCATATTCTCTCTCACAG GACTGTCTTTCCTGTGGAGTCTGCTTGTGCATGTGGCCCGGG GTTTACTAGTCATGTTAAAATGGTCAACACACATATGGAGCTTTGTTGCCG TTCTGCTGTCCATGTTCTCCAAAATCAGCTGGGTACCTGATGCCTTCAGGAGTGTAGCAG GGTCCTTTATAAATGTGAAGCAGTACTGTGAAG GGCTCTCGAAGCGCACTGCCTCCATTTCAGAACATCTTTCCTTAACCACAACTTTAAGACCTCACGTCAGAGACCCTGGGCTTCGGGTAATTGTGCTGGGCCCGAGCAGAGGGATGTGTGGCAGCCTGAGAGACAGCCTTTTGGGTTACAGTGCAGGAGCTCTAGCCCCTGATATCGAGAGCACTACCTGGAGAGCAAAGGTAGACGGGAGAGAAGTGACTGTTGTTGAAACTCCTGATCTCTTTGGTACGTCTCTGAGTGTAAAACTGCAAGCACAAGAAGCCCTACGAAGCCTCCAGCTGACCTCACCTGGTCCTCATGCTCTTCTGCTTGTGCTTCCAACAACTTACTTGGATAAGGTTTATCAAAACAGTGCACAGAGCTTCTTCTTAAGGTTGCTTCATTTACTGGGTGAAGAAACAGCGAAGTATGTGCTGGTGGTTTTCACTTGTGTAAATCTACGGGGGGGCTTCTCCTCTCTGGAGCAGCTTCTGGAAGAAGACTATCTAGGAATAAAGGCCGCTCTGCCTCTGTATGGGGACAGAGTGGATTTGGTTAACATCAGTCCGGGTCGCTCTATAGAAAGCAGGATGGTTGAGGGCAGAAGGCTGCTGGACAGAGTAGCGAACATGAGAACGCAGCAGGGTCACTTCATTCACGAGTTCCAACAGCAGGAAGATCAGATCAGGACAGAACTGCTAAACGACATGACTTTACAGATAGAACAAAAACTGGAAGGTCTGAAAAAGTAA
- the cbx7b gene encoding chromobox protein homolog 7 isoform X1, protein MELSAIGEQVFAVESIIKKRVRKGNVEYLLKWKGWPPKYSTWEPAEHILDPRLVLAYEEKEHRDRAVGWRKRGPKQKRLLVQNFYTMDLRSAHKAAEKSPERLRLSLTRSLDPQIEHVHKRKRRSSRDPSVEDWEGRDVDDEDEDEVYAREEETETDRATPNSNDGTEGWNLITPKACKEWRPVLGPEDVTVTDVTINSLTVTFKEAVVAKGFFRSWELEF, encoded by the exons ATGGAACTGTCAGCTATCGGGGAACAAGTGTTCGCTGTGGAGTCGATCATAAAGAAGAGAGTGAGGAAG GGGAATGTGGAATATTTACTTAAGTGGAAGGGTTGGCCCCCAAA ATACAGCACCTGGGAGCCTGCAGAGCACATCCTAGACCCTCGGCTTGTTCTGGCTTATGAAGAGAA AGAACACCGGGACAGAGCTGTAGGCTGGCGTAAGAGAGGACCCAAACAAAAAAGGCTTCTAGTGCAG AACTTTTATACCATGGACCTCCGCAGCGCTCATAAAGCTGCGGAGAAGTCACCAGAACGTCTGCGGCTCTCTCTTACTCGCTCACTTGATCCACAGATCGAACACGTGCACAAGAGGAAACGGAGAAGCTCCAGAGATCCGTCAGTGGAAGACTGGGAAGGGAGGGATGTagatgatgaggatgaagatgaggtCTATGCTAGAGAAGAGGAGACAGAGACTGACAGGGCCACTCCGAACA GTAATGATGGGACAGAGGGCTGGAATTTAATAACTCCAAAAGCATGTAAGGAATGGAGGCCAGTGTTAGGTCCAGAAGATGTAACTGTGACAGATGTCACCATCAATTCGCTGACGGTTACTTTTAAAGAGGCAGTGGTTGCAAAAGGCTTTTTCAGAAGCTGGGAACTGGAGTTCTAA